A section of the Paenibacillus odorifer genome encodes:
- a CDS encoding pectinesterase family protein has protein sequence MLITVSKSVDEGFSSLQAALDSIPQEHKEEVTIRIKPGIYEEKITVKQGTPPVLLLGEDTNSTIITWSDNAHTLGPDGEPLGTFKSGTLNVFAEHFTAENLTIRNASGPGTGQAVAAFVDAGHAVFRRVRLLGDQDTLYTGQGKQYYNECYIEGDVDYIFGAATALFERCRLHNKRSRGYITAASTPEDASFGYVFLDCEITGGQGVSEVYLGRPWRPYAHVAFIRTVMDSSIIGEGWHNWGQPDREETSRYEEYGSSGPGANPEARAAWSRQLIPQEAAEYRVLSVLDGWHPEGY, from the coding sequence ATGTTAATTACAGTCTCTAAGAGTGTCGACGAAGGATTCAGTAGTCTACAGGCAGCGTTGGATTCAATTCCACAGGAACACAAGGAAGAAGTGACGATCCGTATCAAACCCGGCATTTACGAGGAAAAAATTACAGTGAAACAGGGAACGCCTCCGGTTCTGCTATTGGGGGAAGACACGAATTCCACCATCATTACCTGGTCAGACAACGCCCATACTTTAGGTCCGGACGGAGAGCCGCTTGGTACGTTCAAATCCGGCACCTTGAATGTATTCGCTGAGCATTTCACGGCTGAAAATCTGACCATTCGAAATGCATCAGGTCCCGGCACTGGCCAGGCGGTGGCTGCTTTTGTTGATGCTGGTCATGCTGTATTCCGGCGTGTACGCCTGCTGGGTGATCAGGATACTTTGTATACAGGGCAAGGGAAGCAATATTATAACGAATGCTACATTGAAGGCGATGTGGATTATATTTTTGGCGCGGCTACGGCTTTGTTTGAACGTTGCCGGCTGCATAACAAGCGTTCCAGAGGATATATTACAGCCGCATCAACGCCTGAAGACGCATCGTTTGGTTATGTATTCCTCGATTGTGAAATTACTGGCGGTCAAGGTGTAAGTGAAGTGTATCTTGGCCGACCTTGGCGCCCTTATGCACATGTGGCTTTTATCCGCACCGTCATGGACAGTTCGATTATCGGGGAAGGCTGGCATAATTGGGGACAGCCGGACAGGGAGGAAACTAGCCGCTATGAAGAATATGGCAGCAGTGGACCGGGAGCTAATCCCGAAGCCAGAGCTGCATGGTCGCGGCAGCTGATTCCACAGGAAGCTGCGGAGTATAGGGTGCTGTCCGTGCTTGATGGCTGGCATCCTGAAGGATATTAA
- a CDS encoding alpha/beta hydrolase family protein, protein MKELSGSAQRNSAFSKDIPFQQWRDELTAAFTERLGGFPEIAEELQPVLLERTVCSGYTRERIEITTYEGLRMPLYLLIPDQPFSTPAPAVLAIHGHGYGSREIVGLNPDGSDRQGDPGLHKDFAVSLVKQGFVVAAPELFGFGDRRLEEDLTSGEPGRNSCFRLSSALLMVGKTMAGYRIYETMRALDYLQTRKEVESERIGIMGISGGGLVAGFTAALDERIACAVVSGYANTFVDSILTRNHCLDNYIPGILLEAEMPDLLGLIAPRGLFLESGDADHLFGPRGTKFALTQLQTIYRSANHIGQVEADFFTGGHEIHGEPAFAWLRKQLT, encoded by the coding sequence ATGAAAGAACTATCTGGTTCAGCTCAACGCAACTCGGCTTTCAGCAAAGATATACCCTTTCAGCAATGGCGCGATGAGCTTACCGCAGCATTTACGGAGCGATTAGGTGGCTTTCCAGAAATAGCTGAGGAGCTGCAACCGGTTCTGCTGGAACGTACAGTCTGCTCCGGGTATACCCGTGAACGTATAGAGATAACTACCTATGAAGGGTTGCGCATGCCGCTGTATCTTTTGATCCCGGATCAGCCGTTCTCTACCCCTGCCCCTGCCGTTCTTGCCATTCATGGACATGGCTATGGAAGCCGGGAGATCGTAGGCTTGAATCCGGACGGATCGGATCGGCAGGGAGATCCCGGGCTGCACAAGGACTTCGCTGTTTCACTGGTAAAACAGGGTTTTGTAGTGGCAGCTCCGGAGCTGTTCGGCTTTGGCGACAGACGACTGGAAGAAGACCTAACAAGCGGGGAGCCTGGACGTAATTCCTGCTTCCGCCTGTCATCAGCATTGTTGATGGTTGGGAAGACGATGGCCGGCTACCGTATCTACGAAACCATGCGGGCACTGGATTATTTGCAGACAAGAAAAGAGGTTGAGAGCGAACGGATTGGAATTATGGGTATTTCCGGTGGAGGACTGGTAGCTGGCTTCACAGCTGCACTTGACGAACGAATCGCTTGTGCGGTCGTAAGCGGGTATGCCAATACTTTCGTGGACAGTATTCTGACACGCAATCATTGCCTTGACAATTATATTCCAGGGATTTTGCTGGAAGCGGAGATGCCTGATCTACTGGGCCTCATTGCCCCACGTGGCCTGTTCCTCGAATCGGGAGATGCCGATCATCTGTTTGGCCCGCGCGGAACAAAATTTGCTTTAACCCAGTTGCAGACGATTTACAGGTCGGCGAATCATATCGGACAGGTAGAGGCGGACTTCTTCACCGGAGGTCATGAGATTCATGGTGAACCAGCCTTTGCCTGGCTGCGCAAGCAGCTCACCTGA
- a CDS encoding glycoside hydrolase family 88/105 protein produces the protein MSITEATTVRLSSKIANTILRGCNKQGEHEYVLERWAYVPGMLLMAMARAGVQLHQSEYVSFMERHMDTFIGDDGSIRTYRLEEYNLDQINEGKNLFLLYQKTGEKRYAEAAHLLAAQLIGHPRTSEGGFWHKKVYPFQMWLDGLYMASPFLAEYGKVFQRPELIDEAAHQLLLVERRTRDPRTGLLYHGWDESKEQEWADSSTGLSSHFWSRAMGWYAMAVVDCLEHFPLTHPQRGTIIGIFQRMCGALLEVQDKETGLWYQVLDQAGRKGNYLEASGSCMFVYAMAKGLRLGYLEPSFIEAMLQGYEGILTHLTEEDEQGVHLHQICHGAGLSKDRNGSYDYYISEDVLSDVPMGVAPLLLASLEVERYQAEK, from the coding sequence ATGTCTATAACTGAAGCAACAACCGTTCGCTTGTCCAGTAAAATTGCGAATACGATTCTTAGAGGGTGCAACAAGCAGGGAGAGCATGAATATGTGCTGGAAAGATGGGCGTATGTTCCGGGCATGTTGCTGATGGCAATGGCCCGGGCGGGTGTTCAGCTCCACCAGTCTGAGTATGTCTCCTTTATGGAGCGGCATATGGACACATTTATTGGAGATGATGGTTCCATCCGTACCTACAGGCTGGAAGAATATAATCTGGACCAGATTAACGAGGGGAAAAACCTGTTCCTGCTATACCAGAAAACCGGAGAAAAACGGTATGCTGAAGCAGCCCATTTGCTGGCCGCACAGCTTATTGGACATCCCCGCACCTCCGAAGGGGGATTCTGGCATAAGAAGGTATACCCTTTCCAGATGTGGCTGGACGGGCTGTACATGGCATCGCCATTCCTAGCGGAATACGGCAAGGTCTTTCAACGACCTGAACTGATTGACGAAGCGGCGCATCAGCTGCTGCTGGTTGAGCGACGGACCCGTGATCCACGGACCGGCCTGCTCTATCATGGCTGGGATGAATCCAAAGAGCAGGAATGGGCTGACTCGTCTACCGGATTGTCCTCTCATTTCTGGAGTCGGGCGATGGGATGGTATGCGATGGCTGTGGTTGATTGCCTGGAGCATTTTCCGCTCACTCATCCGCAGCGGGGGACGATCATTGGCATTTTCCAGCGGATGTGCGGCGCGCTTCTGGAGGTTCAAGACAAGGAGACTGGCCTCTGGTACCAGGTGTTAGATCAAGCGGGGAGAAAAGGCAATTATCTTGAAGCTTCCGGCTCGTGCATGTTTGTTTATGCGATGGCTAAGGGACTAAGATTAGGTTATCTGGAACCCTCTTTTATAGAGGCGATGTTGCAAGGATATGAAGGCATTCTGACGCATTTGACTGAAGAGGATGAACAAGGTGTTCACTTGCACCAGATTTGTCATGGAGCGGGTCTGAGCAAAGACCGTAATGGCTCATACGATTACTATATCTCTGAGGACGTACTGTCGGATGTGCCTATGGGCGTCGCTCCATTGTTATTAGCATCACTTGAAGTGGAACGGTACCAAGCTGAAAAATAA
- a CDS encoding cupin domain-containing protein, with protein sequence MSNLGVWEPAEPGVKRCILNAAASLMMMEVHFEKGAEGYEHSHPHEQMSYCLRGSFEFRIDGEKHKVTAGQSIAIPPDAKHGVTALEADSALLDVFTPIREDLLKR encoded by the coding sequence ATGAGCAATCTTGGAGTATGGGAACCAGCAGAACCGGGAGTTAAACGCTGTATCTTGAATGCTGCAGCCAGTCTGATGATGATGGAGGTTCATTTCGAAAAGGGAGCCGAGGGCTATGAGCATAGCCATCCTCACGAGCAGATGAGCTACTGTCTGCGTGGAAGCTTTGAATTTCGTATTGACGGCGAGAAGCATAAGGTAACCGCGGGGCAAAGTATTGCCATACCGCCAGATGCAAAGCACGGTGTAACCGCATTGGAAGCAGACTCCGCGCTGCTCGATGTCTTTACACCAATCCGCGAGGATCTGCTGAAACGCTAA
- a CDS encoding heparinase II/III domain-containing protein has protein sequence MISAYGGCTRPFGCYTEGELEGIRLRIEQLPKVRQEYERQRQLSEQFASREAAAPLHKLGVFRVEPFVFKTPPSTAFLKLSVQIRGKGTARIGGLRLTHSQLGLPVELANGGLESGMLGWSQDRENGSKVYLEKLASWQQGLQPSGVTPSGASLADDLQCICISNEEVKGLTILHYGETIPVYEGDHYSVQTALSLEVPLDEGICIGVHFLNAAGQPLGTELLSPLFNRPTLTNWAYLLEATGADANMYMITGESEFAVRAKQKLQYMLADMRVGMDIFRRDGWHDDDTYGAVHIGRGLAAASVIYDQIAGSSVFLTGEETELLAHFRYIADMMMDTHYYRFDLETFPDEKGGKRSNWNADRATGLGVYALLFPNEKQSEAYLDHALSVINWQLAEVVDSDGAWPENIRYHGAVLHRYFLFFVLLKRLKGIDYFKHEKVKGVYRFLIGTVTAPDIIQGGSSGSPILLTPAVGDANVQEQWFRLLGYAAPFYMDEDPQLAGEMLWTWKHGGEPIEDSGAFPLPLVALLYPQPDLAEQRPALDSVHYPDIGYVIFRNGEQNLQHYAIYEASPLTYHAHHDEGHFSIWADGVPVTLDSGTGGYYNGDRHWYVSSAAHNVVQFTDSFGNFANGPLQSTCKEVRFSEELDHASSLIPDANAREYERNFLFIKAGFNVYLIWDRIEGASNSVWNLHTLSTDASIMEQSIDAACLNGKHLSAYIAEPELPVITMGEGAVAGNYPLAEQQHFRVYGGTSDYVILLHPRTEDAPSLQLEQLDYEEAVEGVRLYRISRTDGKWFIAAINGTKEERLVTVPGLGPLRLLGEPESTSGQPEPTQLRIEAGKIHIAMPR, from the coding sequence ATGATTTCAGCATATGGTGGCTGTACACGCCCCTTCGGATGTTATACCGAAGGAGAGCTGGAGGGCATACGCCTTAGAATCGAACAGCTTCCCAAGGTCCGGCAAGAGTACGAAAGACAACGGCAGCTATCTGAACAATTTGCCAGCCGAGAAGCTGCTGCGCCACTCCATAAACTCGGCGTGTTCCGGGTAGAACCCTTTGTTTTTAAAACCCCTCCCAGTACGGCCTTCCTGAAGCTTTCTGTACAGATTCGGGGAAAGGGCACGGCACGCATCGGGGGCTTGCGTCTGACTCATTCGCAGCTTGGCTTGCCGGTTGAACTAGCGAATGGCGGTCTAGAATCTGGGATGCTGGGGTGGAGTCAGGACCGAGAAAACGGAAGCAAAGTATATCTAGAGAAATTGGCCAGCTGGCAGCAGGGTCTTCAGCCATCTGGTGTGACTCCATCTGGCGCTAGTCTGGCAGACGATTTGCAATGTATCTGCATCAGTAATGAGGAAGTGAAGGGATTGACAATCCTTCATTATGGAGAGACCATACCTGTATACGAAGGAGATCATTACAGCGTGCAGACAGCACTCAGTCTGGAAGTTCCTCTAGACGAAGGAATCTGCATCGGGGTCCATTTTCTAAATGCTGCGGGGCAGCCGTTAGGAACTGAGCTGCTCTCCCCGCTTTTTAATCGGCCGACGCTTACCAATTGGGCCTACCTGCTGGAGGCTACGGGAGCGGACGCCAATATGTATATGATCACGGGTGAAAGTGAATTTGCGGTTCGAGCCAAGCAAAAGCTCCAGTACATGCTTGCCGATATGCGGGTAGGCATGGATATTTTCCGTAGAGACGGCTGGCATGACGATGATACTTACGGCGCGGTGCATATCGGGAGGGGGCTCGCTGCTGCTTCGGTAATCTACGATCAGATTGCTGGCAGCAGTGTATTCCTCACTGGTGAAGAAACTGAACTTCTCGCTCATTTCCGGTATATCGCAGACATGATGATGGATACCCACTACTACCGGTTTGATCTGGAGACCTTTCCAGATGAAAAGGGAGGAAAACGCAGTAATTGGAATGCCGACCGGGCAACCGGACTGGGTGTATATGCCCTCCTCTTTCCCAATGAAAAACAAAGTGAGGCATATCTTGATCATGCCCTCTCTGTCATCAACTGGCAGCTGGCAGAAGTGGTGGATTCAGACGGCGCGTGGCCAGAAAATATTCGTTACCATGGCGCAGTATTGCATCGCTATTTTCTCTTCTTCGTCCTATTAAAGCGTTTGAAGGGCATTGATTATTTCAAGCATGAAAAGGTAAAGGGCGTGTACCGTTTCCTAATCGGCACAGTGACTGCACCCGATATTATTCAAGGAGGCTCTTCTGGCTCCCCCATCCTGCTTACACCAGCGGTCGGCGATGCCAATGTGCAGGAACAATGGTTTCGCCTGCTTGGATACGCTGCCCCATTCTATATGGACGAAGACCCCCAGCTTGCCGGGGAAATGCTCTGGACGTGGAAGCACGGCGGAGAACCGATTGAGGATAGTGGCGCATTTCCTCTGCCTCTGGTCGCGCTGTTATATCCACAGCCCGATTTAGCAGAACAAAGGCCTGCACTCGACTCCGTACATTATCCCGATATCGGTTATGTCATCTTCCGCAACGGAGAACAGAACCTTCAGCATTATGCAATCTACGAGGCTTCACCGCTGACTTATCACGCTCATCACGATGAAGGGCACTTCTCCATCTGGGCAGATGGTGTTCCAGTAACCCTTGATTCTGGAACGGGAGGTTATTATAACGGGGATCGGCATTGGTATGTATCCAGCGCAGCTCATAATGTTGTCCAATTTACCGATTCATTCGGAAATTTTGCCAATGGGCCACTGCAAAGCACTTGCAAGGAAGTACGCTTCTCAGAAGAGTTAGATCATGCCAGCAGTCTTATTCCAGATGCTAACGCCAGGGAATATGAGCGGAATTTCTTATTCATTAAAGCAGGCTTTAACGTCTACTTGATATGGGATCGAATCGAGGGAGCATCGAACAGCGTCTGGAATCTGCATACACTCAGTACTGATGCAAGTATAATGGAGCAATCCATTGATGCAGCTTGCCTGAACGGCAAGCACCTAAGCGCTTATATCGCCGAGCCAGAACTTCCAGTGATTACAATGGGAGAAGGCGCTGTAGCCGGGAATTATCCGCTGGCAGAGCAGCAACATTTCCGTGTTTATGGTGGTACAAGCGACTACGTCATTCTGCTTCATCCCCGGACAGAAGATGCTCCTTCACTACAGCTTGAACAGCTTGATTATGAAGAGGCTGTCGAAGGAGTACGCTTGTACAGGATATCCCGTACGGATGGAAAATGGTTTATCGCCGCCATCAACGGCACCAAGGAGGAACGCCTTGTTACTGTTCCGGGTCTCGGACCGCTTAGGCTGCTCGGGGAACCTGAGTCAACGTCCGGGCAACCTGAACCAACCCAATTAAGAATTGAGGCAGGCAAAATTCACATCGCCATGCCCCGATAA
- a CDS encoding carbohydrate ABC transporter permease has product MNLSKRQINAWTFVAPSLILTLVFGVYPIFWALKYMFYDYQGFGEPLFIGLENFERLLRDQEFWKSVVNTFIYAGGKLLITLPLSFLLAVVLNRALKGRQLLRAIYFMPTVISASVMAIVFYVIFNSYNGMVNQLLVGSGIISAPIDWLGPKYALLTAIMIAIWGAIGNYMLLFIAGLQNIPEDLYEAASIDGAGPFRKMWNITVPMLGPVLQMIIMLAITASLKGYESIMVLTEGGPYGKTEVMYLYLYKLFFPVSSGGTSIQQFGYGSAVGFATAVIVGLITLVYFYVSKKLNDIY; this is encoded by the coding sequence ATGAATTTATCAAAACGTCAAATTAACGCCTGGACCTTCGTTGCTCCCAGTTTGATTCTGACGCTGGTTTTTGGAGTATATCCGATCTTTTGGGCTCTGAAGTACATGTTCTATGATTACCAGGGCTTCGGCGAACCCCTGTTTATCGGACTGGAGAATTTCGAGCGCCTATTAAGGGATCAGGAATTCTGGAAATCAGTGGTCAACACCTTTATCTACGCTGGAGGGAAGCTGCTCATCACCTTGCCATTATCATTTTTACTGGCGGTTGTCCTCAATCGTGCTTTGAAAGGGCGGCAGCTGCTAAGAGCGATTTACTTTATGCCGACCGTAATCAGTGCTTCGGTTATGGCCATCGTATTCTACGTTATCTTTAATTCATACAATGGGATGGTTAACCAGCTATTGGTCGGCTCTGGAATTATTTCCGCTCCGATAGATTGGCTAGGGCCGAAATATGCCTTACTAACAGCTATTATGATTGCAATATGGGGGGCTATCGGTAACTATATGCTGCTCTTTATCGCTGGTTTACAGAACATTCCTGAGGATCTCTATGAGGCGGCTTCTATAGATGGAGCTGGACCCTTCAGAAAAATGTGGAACATCACCGTTCCCATGCTCGGACCTGTATTGCAAATGATCATTATGCTCGCTATTACCGCCTCCCTAAAAGGCTATGAGAGTATTATGGTGCTTACCGAAGGCGGTCCTTATGGCAAGACGGAAGTTATGTACCTGTACCTGTATAAGCTGTTCTTCCCTGTATCCAGTGGAGGTACAAGCATTCAGCAATTTGGCTACGGTAGTGCGGTTGGTTTTGCCACAGCAGTTATTGTAGGTCTGATTACCTTAGTCTACTTTTATGTATCTAAAAAGCTAAATGATATCTATTAA
- a CDS encoding carbohydrate ABC transporter permease yields the protein MSRTLLWIFLLIVAAFALFPIILAFFGSLKTNLELTTGTTLLPKSWQIGNYAQAWNSANFARFTWNSVFISIFTTLGTLLIGTMAAYAVARVDFYGKRIYVVIQSCTLFISIGAVVLRPQFDLMVALNLQKSLWGVIIILISAHATAFFMLIGFVRAIPKDLDEAAFIDGCNFYSVYFRVILPLLTPALGVTALWTFRGAWNEYILPLVFTMTQPKLQTLTVGLAGLKYGIGDAAQPQLMLAGACLSMLPMIVVYIFANKSFMQMTAGSVKG from the coding sequence CTGTCCCGGACCTTGCTGTGGATTTTTCTACTTATAGTGGCGGCTTTTGCATTGTTTCCGATTATTCTGGCTTTTTTCGGATCCCTTAAGACCAATCTGGAGTTGACGACAGGAACCACCTTGCTGCCTAAATCTTGGCAGATTGGAAACTACGCGCAGGCTTGGAATTCGGCTAACTTTGCCCGCTTTACATGGAACAGTGTGTTTATCAGTATCTTTACCACCTTAGGCACTCTATTAATTGGAACGATGGCCGCATATGCGGTAGCGAGAGTCGATTTTTATGGGAAACGCATATATGTTGTAATTCAGTCCTGCACGCTGTTCATCTCGATCGGTGCTGTGGTGCTTCGGCCACAATTTGACCTTATGGTAGCGCTTAATCTACAGAAATCGTTATGGGGTGTCATTATTATTCTGATTAGTGCGCATGCCACGGCATTTTTTATGTTGATTGGTTTTGTACGAGCGATTCCGAAGGATCTGGATGAGGCTGCTTTTATTGACGGCTGTAATTTCTATAGCGTATACTTTCGAGTTATCTTACCTCTTCTGACGCCCGCCCTTGGAGTCACGGCGCTCTGGACCTTCCGCGGAGCATGGAACGAATATATTCTGCCGCTGGTTTTTACTATGACACAGCCAAAATTACAGACACTCACCGTAGGATTGGCGGGGCTAAAATATGGTATCGGCGATGCGGCGCAACCTCAATTGATGCTCGCGGGTGCATGTCTGTCCATGTTGCCAATGATTGTTGTCTATATTTTCGCTAATAAATCGTTCATGCAGATGACAGCTGGCTCTGTAAAGGGCTAA
- a CDS encoding cache domain-containing sensor histidine kinase, with the protein MLKAWVYRTSLKKRIWLSFTALTVFCISVTGLLAYSIASRAMERNSVELNQNVLNQSINVLDQKLKQIIVASSTMMLSEAYQQTIRDIKAHNMERFFANFSMLQAPFTQVELTENSIESILISTPDGDFYSTSNQRRTLTPFLESSLYQRVKEKPESNWVESHRDELFAGKHHVISLVLQPLTDNYVPDLFLIVNVKEDILEDTVSGGGSLGSARFLLINKEGTSVFGDGERPEWSRDSVFLDKLREADRGNFEYSAGDGTMLLSYASSGYAKDWVLVSYLSKKELLQPVRSIQWLVLMIMAACIVIALFLARYLSALLLGPLLKLQRTMSRVEQEDLSARFQSPFQDEIGEAGRKFNQMLDRIGELIVEVKDTEKEKRKAEIKALQAQIEPHFLYNTLNTIFWKCEMDEYEDVKQMVISLSALFQLGLNNGQEITTLGKELEHVRQYLNLQQQCYEGLFDYTIDAGVELLELPVLKIIIQPLVENSILHGLKELRGGGVIRISVEVAKNTLLIRVTDNGTGMNAEKLNAWLKEPNGSGGYALSNICSRLQLYYGKEAGLVFRSSPRVETEAVLSIPVEGGINPERPFN; encoded by the coding sequence ATGCTGAAGGCCTGGGTTTATCGTACCTCTTTGAAGAAAAGAATATGGCTATCTTTTACCGCACTGACGGTATTCTGTATTTCAGTCACCGGTTTATTGGCTTACTCCATTGCTTCTCGGGCGATGGAGCGTAACTCTGTCGAGTTAAATCAAAATGTGCTGAATCAGTCAATCAATGTCCTAGACCAGAAGTTAAAGCAAATCATTGTGGCTTCCTCCACGATGATGTTGAGCGAAGCTTATCAGCAGACCATCCGGGATATTAAAGCTCATAATATGGAACGTTTTTTTGCCAATTTTTCTATGCTGCAAGCGCCCTTCACGCAGGTAGAGTTGACGGAAAACTCTATTGAATCTATCTTGATCAGTACGCCAGACGGGGATTTCTACTCTACCAGCAATCAGCGCAGAACCTTGACCCCATTTCTAGAATCTTCGCTGTACCAACGGGTTAAGGAGAAACCTGAATCCAATTGGGTGGAGAGCCATCGGGACGAGCTATTTGCCGGGAAACATCATGTTATTTCCCTAGTTTTGCAGCCGCTTACAGACAATTATGTCCCTGATCTATTTTTGATCGTTAATGTAAAAGAGGACATTCTTGAAGATACTGTAAGTGGAGGCGGGAGCCTTGGCTCCGCGCGTTTTTTACTGATCAATAAAGAGGGAACAAGCGTCTTCGGAGACGGGGAACGCCCGGAATGGTCTCGGGACTCTGTGTTTTTAGACAAACTGAGGGAGGCGGACCGGGGTAATTTTGAATATTCCGCTGGTGACGGGACAATGCTGCTCAGCTATGCCAGTTCAGGGTATGCAAAAGACTGGGTGTTGGTCAGCTACCTGTCCAAAAAGGAACTGCTGCAACCTGTTCGGAGTATTCAATGGCTGGTGTTGATGATCATGGCGGCATGTATCGTCATCGCGCTTTTTCTTGCAAGGTATCTGTCCGCTTTGCTACTGGGACCGCTGCTGAAACTGCAACGGACGATGTCTCGTGTAGAGCAGGAGGATCTCAGTGCTCGCTTCCAGAGTCCTTTCCAGGATGAGATTGGGGAGGCAGGACGCAAATTTAACCAGATGTTAGACCGGATCGGCGAGTTGATTGTTGAAGTCAAGGATACAGAAAAAGAAAAGAGAAAAGCGGAGATCAAGGCGCTTCAGGCGCAGATCGAGCCTCATTTTTTATATAACACATTAAACACGATTTTCTGGAAATGTGAGATGGATGAATATGAGGACGTGAAACAGATGGTCATTTCGCTGTCTGCGCTGTTTCAGCTGGGACTGAACAACGGGCAGGAAATTACGACCTTAGGCAAGGAACTGGAACATGTCCGCCAGTATCTAAACCTTCAGCAGCAATGTTATGAAGGGTTGTTTGACTATACAATTGATGCCGGAGTGGAACTGCTGGAGCTTCCTGTGTTGAAAATTATTATTCAGCCCTTGGTAGAGAACTCTATCCTGCACGGTCTTAAGGAATTAAGGGGAGGGGGAGTGATCCGGATCTCCGTAGAAGTAGCCAAAAATACACTGCTCATCCGGGTTACCGATAACGGAACCGGCATGAATGCGGAGAAACTCAATGCCTGGCTGAAGGAGCCGAACGGCAGTGGAGGGTACGCTCTGTCTAATATATGTAGCCGATTGCAGCTGTACTACGGCAAAGAAGCCGGATTGGTCTTTCGAAGCAGTCCGCGTGTTGAAACCGAAGCTGTTCTATCCATTCCTGTGGAAGGGGGAATAAATCCTGAGCGCCCATTCAATTAA